Proteins co-encoded in one Aquabacterium sp. A3 genomic window:
- a CDS encoding FlhC family transcriptional regulator, which yields CGGHFVTHPHEIARHFTCGLCNPPARAGKGKAAGALQLH from the coding sequence GTGCGGTGGCCACTTCGTGACCCACCCGCACGAGATCGCCCGCCACTTCACCTGCGGCCTGTGCAACCCGCCCGCCCGCGCCGGCAAGGGCAAGGCCGCTGGCGCCCTGCAACTGCATTGA